One window from the genome of Pseudomonas sp. L5B5 encodes:
- the fabF gene encoding beta-ketoacyl-ACP synthase II, translated as MSKRIVVTGMGAITPLGCGVEQVWQRLLAGQSGIRQLPEEFIAGLSTTVGGQVPDLAQDPQAGFDPDRLLPPKEQRKMDRFILFALAAAEEALAQANWRPDSAQAQERTATIIASGVGGFPAIVDAVHTSDNKGPRRLSPFTIPSFLCNLAAGHVSIRHGLKGPLGTPVTACAAGVQAIGDAARMIRAGEIDIAVCGGAEATIHQVSLGGFAAARALSSDYNDTPERASRPFDQGRDGFVMGEGAGLLVIEELEHALARGARPIAELVGYGTSADAYHMTSGPEDGSGARRAMEQALRQAGVAPTQVQHLNAHATSTPVGDKGELAAIRSLFGTGSGPAISATKSATGHLLGAAGGIEAIFTILALRDQVAPATLNLDNPDSAAEGLDLVRGQARKMAMQFALSNGFGFGGVNASVLFKRWD; from the coding sequence ATGAGCAAACGCATCGTAGTCACGGGCATGGGCGCAATCACTCCGCTGGGCTGCGGGGTCGAACAGGTATGGCAGCGCCTGCTGGCCGGGCAATCAGGCATCCGGCAGTTGCCCGAAGAGTTCATCGCCGGACTGTCCACCACCGTGGGCGGCCAGGTTCCCGACCTGGCGCAGGACCCGCAGGCCGGCTTCGACCCGGATCGCCTGCTGCCACCCAAGGAGCAGCGCAAGATGGACCGCTTCATCCTGTTCGCCCTGGCGGCGGCAGAAGAAGCCCTGGCCCAGGCCAACTGGCGGCCCGACAGTGCCCAGGCCCAGGAACGCACCGCCACCATCATCGCCTCGGGGGTCGGCGGGTTCCCCGCCATCGTCGATGCCGTACACACTAGCGACAACAAAGGACCGCGCCGCCTGTCGCCCTTCACCATACCTTCGTTCCTGTGCAACCTGGCCGCCGGCCACGTTTCGATCCGCCATGGCCTCAAGGGGCCGCTGGGAACCCCGGTCACTGCCTGCGCTGCCGGGGTCCAGGCCATTGGCGATGCGGCACGGATGATCCGCGCAGGCGAGATCGACATCGCCGTCTGCGGTGGCGCGGAAGCGACGATTCACCAGGTCAGCCTGGGTGGCTTCGCTGCGGCGCGAGCGCTGTCCAGCGATTACAACGACACCCCGGAGCGCGCTTCGCGCCCCTTCGACCAGGGCCGCGACGGTTTTGTCATGGGTGAAGGCGCCGGCCTGCTGGTAATCGAAGAGCTGGAGCACGCCCTGGCCCGCGGCGCCCGACCCATCGCCGAGCTGGTGGGGTATGGCACCAGTGCCGACGCCTATCACATGACCTCGGGGCCGGAGGATGGCAGCGGCGCCCGCCGCGCCATGGAACAGGCCTTGCGCCAGGCAGGGGTGGCGCCGACGCAGGTCCAGCACCTCAACGCCCATGCCACATCCACCCCAGTAGGCGACAAGGGCGAGCTGGCAGCGATCAGGAGCCTGTTCGGCACCGGTAGCGGCCCGGCCATCAGCGCGACCAAGTCCGCCACTGGCCACTTGCTGGGCGCTGCCGGCGGGATCGAGGCGATCTTCACCATCCTCGCCCTGCGGGACCAGGTCGCGCCGGCGACACTCAACCTGGACAACCCCGACAGCGCCGCTGAAGGCCTGGACCTGGTGCGCGGCCAAGCGCGCAAAATGGCCATGCAGTTTGCCTTGTCCAACGGCTTCGGTTTCGGCGGGGTCAATGCCAGCGTGCTGTTCAAGCGCTGGGATTGA
- a CDS encoding winged helix-turn-helix transcriptional regulator, with the protein MQRKSLVDAECPIARGLDRVGEWWSILIMRDALHGLRRFDEFSRSLDIAPNMLTRRLNTLVEEGLLERQAYSQRPLRYQYVPTPKGEDFRVVLMAFVAWGNRHFAPDGESVQIVERATGRPVRPAMMAVADGQLVPLEACTVQVGPAASASMRQRFGDRTG; encoded by the coding sequence ATGCAACGAAAAAGTCTGGTGGATGCCGAATGTCCCATCGCCCGAGGGCTGGACCGGGTAGGGGAGTGGTGGAGCATCCTGATCATGCGCGACGCCTTGCATGGCCTGCGGCGTTTCGATGAGTTCTCCCGCAGCCTGGACATTGCCCCGAACATGCTGACCCGGCGCCTCAACACGCTGGTCGAGGAGGGGTTGCTCGAACGCCAGGCCTATAGCCAGCGCCCCTTGCGCTACCAGTACGTGCCCACGCCCAAGGGGGAGGATTTTCGTGTCGTGCTGATGGCCTTCGTGGCCTGGGGCAATCGCCATTTCGCCCCCGACGGCGAAAGCGTGCAGATCGTCGAGCGCGCAACCGGCCGACCGGTGCGACCGGCCATGATGGCCGTTGCCGATGGTCAACTGGTGCCCCTGGAGGCCTGCACGGTGCAGGTCGGGCCCGCAGCCAGCGCCAGCATGCGCCAGCGCTTTGGTGATCGGACCGGTTGA
- a CDS encoding HAD family hydrolase has translation MPSPTHPAPTSVVSTTTPSQVSDQLAPALTPDTLVLDPKASRVLSVFDFDGTLTRHDSFVPFLRFAFGPRRFHQRMLRLAMPSLGFLARRVDRDQLKARLINTFLKGVEAAWVQQQAEAFCQRSWQRLMRPAGLLAVAEEIHSGAQVTLCSASPSLVLQPFARRLGIALIGTELEVVNGVLTGHIVGNNCRCENKVLRLEGVYGPLDQYRLRAWGDTRGDHELLTAAQDAHWRHFHPQWRRGQRPV, from the coding sequence ATGCCGTCCCCCACTCATCCCGCCCCAACGTCCGTCGTCAGTACCACTACCCCATCCCAGGTATCCGACCAACTCGCGCCAGCACTCACCCCGGACACCCTGGTGCTCGACCCCAAGGCCAGCCGCGTGCTTTCGGTCTTCGACTTCGACGGCACCCTGACTCGGCATGACAGCTTCGTCCCCTTCCTGCGATTCGCCTTCGGCCCCCGCAGGTTCCACCAGCGCATGCTCAGGCTGGCTATGCCGAGCCTGGGTTTCCTGGCGCGCCGGGTCGATCGCGACCAGCTCAAGGCACGGCTGATCAACACCTTCCTCAAGGGCGTCGAGGCCGCCTGGGTGCAGCAGCAGGCCGAGGCCTTCTGCCAACGCTCCTGGCAGCGACTGATGCGTCCGGCAGGCTTGCTGGCGGTGGCCGAGGAGATCCATTCGGGAGCCCAGGTGACCCTGTGCTCAGCCTCGCCATCCTTGGTCCTGCAACCTTTCGCCAGACGCCTGGGCATTGCCCTGATCGGTACCGAGCTGGAAGTTGTCAACGGCGTGTTGACCGGCCACATCGTCGGTAACAACTGCCGTTGCGAAAACAAGGTGCTGCGCCTGGAAGGTGTTTATGGCCCACTGGACCAGTACCGCCTGCGAGCCTGGGGTGACACCCGGGGCGACCACGAATTGCTGACTGCGGCCCAGGACGCCCACTGGCGCCACTTTCACCCCCAGTGGCGTCGCGGACAACGTCCGGTCTGA
- a CDS encoding AAA family ATPase, with the protein MNPPPTAVLHLLCGKIASGKSTLARQLAQAPGCVLICEDQWLAQLYPQMIHSIADYLLHARRLGETLGPLVVAMLQAGTSVVLDFPANTLAQRAWLRSLADQAQVPHRLHWLNVNEDICRDRLHVRNNQGEHPFTTSDEQFELICSHFVPPQTDEQLNIVEA; encoded by the coding sequence ATGAATCCCCCACCTACCGCAGTCCTGCATCTGTTGTGCGGCAAGATCGCTTCAGGCAAATCGACACTCGCCCGGCAACTGGCACAGGCGCCCGGCTGCGTACTGATCTGCGAGGACCAGTGGCTGGCGCAGTTGTATCCGCAAATGATCCATTCGATCGCCGACTACCTGCTCCATGCCCGACGCTTGGGCGAAACCCTGGGGCCGCTGGTGGTGGCCATGCTGCAGGCGGGCACCAGCGTGGTGCTGGATTTTCCCGCCAATACGCTGGCCCAACGCGCCTGGTTGCGCAGCCTGGCGGACCAGGCGCAAGTGCCCCACCGCCTGCATTGGCTGAACGTTAACGAGGATATCTGCCGCGATAGATTGCACGTGCGCAATAACCAGGGCGAGCACCCCTTCACCACCAGCGACGAACAGTTCGAACTGATCTGCAGTCACTTCGTACCGCCCCAAACGGATGAGCAGTTGAACATCGTCGAGGCCTGA
- a CDS encoding DUF1652 domain-containing protein — MLSTHELCRILESGFLPLSCACSLNPSGSLTIKIYDAASGRVDLLLPGVSTAQLTSVRDISNLIGELRTELRAGRRAFAGGFSSYGG, encoded by the coding sequence ATGCTCTCTACCCACGAGCTCTGTCGCATATTGGAATCCGGTTTTCTTCCGCTTTCCTGCGCTTGCAGCCTCAATCCCAGCGGGTCGCTGACCATCAAGATCTACGATGCAGCGTCCGGCCGGGTGGATTTGCTGCTCCCGGGCGTGTCCACTGCGCAACTCACCAGCGTGCGGGATATCTCCAACCTGATCGGCGAATTGCGCACCGAGCTCAGGGCCGGGCGCCGAGCCTTTGCCGGCGGTTTCAGCAGCTATGGTGGCTGA
- a CDS encoding DUF2388 domain-containing protein, with product MDSWKALAMALLASLSAQVVAYEIDDPVERTLVVTTLAPSFLIAGTTGLTSLASNGFKSAKTDALAFIGSDGEIRGAQFEQAVRYYHSAYAQPYVTDKQLALAIAASF from the coding sequence ATGGATTCGTGGAAAGCGCTGGCCATGGCGCTCTTGGCGTCGCTCAGTGCTCAAGTAGTGGCCTATGAGATCGACGACCCGGTGGAAAGAACTCTGGTCGTCACGACACTGGCTCCGAGCTTCCTGATCGCTGGAACCACAGGGCTCACTTCACTCGCCTCAAATGGCTTTAAATCTGCCAAGACTGATGCTCTTGCTTTCATAGGTTCAGATGGAGAGATCCGTGGGGCTCAATTCGAGCAAGCTGTTCGCTACTATCACTCGGCCTATGCTCAGCCGTATGTGACCGATAAGCAGCTGGCCCTGGCAATCGCGGCTTCCTTCTGA
- a CDS encoding GNAT family N-acetyltransferase encodes MSQTVLPQVASMALTAREMALADEPVLQRFFIANPDYFQVVHGCEPQPDEARSEILDTLPAGWSFTRKWKIGFFDGRGELVAFASVVSDLLAAGVWHIGLFMVDSTRQGSGVARQLHRELETWAGWQGACWLRLVVVQDNLRAQGFWRGCGYVLVRTRDDIELGRLRHRVLIMVKALVPADLSDYLERMPHDRVESAAPSSHPVCHE; translated from the coding sequence ATGTCGCAAACCGTATTGCCCCAGGTAGCATCGATGGCCCTGACCGCCAGGGAAATGGCCCTGGCTGATGAGCCCGTATTGCAGCGGTTTTTCATCGCCAATCCGGATTACTTCCAGGTGGTGCATGGCTGTGAGCCTCAGCCGGACGAAGCCCGCAGCGAGATCCTGGACACCTTGCCCGCTGGCTGGAGTTTTACGCGCAAATGGAAGATCGGTTTTTTCGACGGTCGCGGTGAGCTGGTGGCGTTTGCCAGTGTCGTCAGTGACCTGCTGGCAGCGGGGGTATGGCACATCGGCTTGTTCATGGTGGACAGTACCCGCCAGGGCAGTGGCGTCGCTCGACAACTGCATCGAGAACTCGAAACCTGGGCTGGCTGGCAAGGCGCGTGCTGGCTGCGGCTGGTGGTGGTGCAGGACAACCTGCGGGCCCAGGGTTTCTGGAGAGGCTGTGGTTACGTCCTGGTGCGCACCCGCGACGATATCGAGTTGGGGCGGCTGCGCCACCGCGTACTGATCATGGTCAAGGCGCTGGTTCCGGCCGATCTCTCGGACTATCTGGAGCGGATGCCCCATGACCGGGTCGAGTCCGCGGCGCCGTCCTCGCACCCGGTGTGCCATGAATGA